CGTGCCCCGATGGACCTGTGTCAGGACCTGCACGCGCTGTTGATCCTTCTGACTCAACATGATCGTCTCCCTGGTCATAGTCCCAGGGTGACATAGTCACGGAACTGTTAGGGGGTGACATTATTGCTGAACTACTACACCGGTCGCATGACGCCGTTGACACTAGCGAACACGGGTACTATAATGCTCGCAATTACTCGGACGGTGTTCGCCGGACCGGGTACCCCCGGAGGACCTGCGCGGAGTGGCCTTGCTGGACGATGTTGCCGAAGTGTTGATCCGCGAAGACGAGCTCCGCGCTCGGGTCGCGGGTCTCGGCCGAAGGATCAGCGAAGAGTACGAAGGTAAGACCCCTCTCCTCGTCGGCATTCTGAAAGGCGCCTCGATCTTTCTCGCCGATCTCATCCGGCAGGTCACGGTTCCGTGCATGCTCGACTTCATGGCGACGAGTTCATACGGGACCGGGACGGAGAGCAGCGGGATCGTCCGGATTCTCAAGGACCTCGATCAGACCATCGAGGGGCGGCATGTGATCATCGTCGACGACATCATCGACACCGGCTTCACCATGGACTATCTGCTCGAGACGTTGAAGGCACGATATCCCGCGAGCCTCCGCGTGTGCGCTCTACTCGACAAGGTCACGCGTCGTCGGCGGCAGGTGTCCATCGACTATCGAGGGTTCGAGATCCCCGACAAGTTCGTCGTCGGGTACGGATTGGACTACGGGGGGATCTATCGCAATCTCCCATTCATCTGTGTGTTGAAGCCGGAAGTATATACGTGAATCCCCGCCGCCGCCCCCGTCAGGGAGCGGCGGCGGCGCACTCCGGACGGTCGTGGAGACCAAAGCAGGGAGGCGACCCGCGTGGAATTCATCGGCAAGGGGCGGCCGGCCCGCCGGACCTACGGATTCGAAGAAATCGCGCTCGTACCGGCGTCGGGGACGATCGATCCCGAGGATGTGGATCTCTCGTGGGACGTGGCCGGCCGCAAATTCGCGCTGCCGGTGATCGCGTCCGCGATGGACAGCGTCGTGGACGTCCGGTTCGCGATCGCGTTATCCAAGCTGGGCGGGATGGCGGTGCTCAACCTTGAGGGCATCCAGACGCGGTACGAGCGTCCGCAGGACGTCTTGGACAGGCTCGCGGAGGCGGCCCCGGATCGGATCGTCGCGGTCATGCAGGAAGTCTACCGGGAACCCATCAAGGACGATCTGGTCGGACGGCGGGTTGAAGAGATCCGCAAGGGCGGGGGGGTGCCGGTCGTCTCGACGACGCCAGTGTCGGCCTCGCGCCTCGGACCGCTCGCGGCGGCGGCCGGCGCCGAGTTGCTGCTCGTGCAGTCGACCGTGATCACCGAGCACCATCGCAGCGAGCGCGGGCGCTCCGTATCGCTGCGCGAGCTCACCGCAAAAACCCAGATCCCCGTTATGGCGGGCAACTGCGTGTCGTACGAGGCGGCGCTCCAGCTCTTCGAGGCCGGCGTTGCCGCGGTGTTCGTCGGGGTCGGCCCCGGCGCGGCGTGTACCAGCCGCAAGGTGCTCGGCGTGGGCGTCCCCCAGGCGACGGCGATCATGGATGTCGCGGCGGCCCGGGCGGAGTACGCGCGCCGAACCGGGCGGCACGTGCCGATCGTCGCGGACGGCGGCATCAGTGTCGGGGGCGAGATCGCGAAGTCAATCGCATGCGGCGCCGACGCGGTGATGCTTGGATCGCTGTTCGCCCGCGCCGAGGAGGCCCCGGGCCGGGGGTTCCACTGGGGCATGGCCACCCCGCACGCGGCCCTGCCGCGCGGGACGCGGATCGCCGTGCGCACGACCGGGACGCTGGGCGATATTCTGCACGGCCCGGCACGGGTGGACGACGGATCGCAGAACCTCATGGAGGCGCTGCGGACGGCGATGGGAATGTGCGGCGCGCGCACCATCCGCGAGATGCACGAGACCGAGGTGATCATCGCCCCCTCCCTCGTGACCGAGGGCAAGACGATGCAGATCGCGCAGCACGTGGGACAGGGGCGCTGATGCCCGGGACGCAGGTCACGCGAGCGCGGACCGGCGGGCATCCGCGGGAGCACGACGTCGCGCACGCGATCCCCCCGGTGGACGATCTCGTAATCGTCCTCGACTTCGGCGCCCAATACAGCCAGTTGATCGCGCGCCGGATCCGCGAGTTGCGCGTGTACAGCCTGATTCTGCCGTTTGACACGTCGCTCGCGGAACTGCTGGCGCTTGAACCGAAGGGCATCATTCTGTCCGGGGGCCCGGCGAGCGTGTACGACGCGGGAGCGCCCCGGTGCGATCCGGCGCTGTTTTCAGCCGGCGTGCCGACGCTCGGCATCTGCTACGGCATGCAGCTGATGGCGCATGCCCTCGGCGGGGAAACCGGGCCGGCGGCCCGGAAGGAGTTTGGGCGGACGAGGCTCTTCGTCGACGAGCCCGACCACGGCGCGGGCCTATTCCGCGGGCTGGAGCCCCGGTTGATCTGCTGGATGAGCCACGGCGACACGGTGCGCCGCCTCCCGCAGGGGTTCGAGACCCTCGCCCACTCGGACCATACGCCGTACGCCGCGGTAGCCGACCGCGACCGTCGCCTGTTCGGGCTGCAGTTCCATCCTGAGGTTTCGCACACGCCCTGGGGGACCGAGGTCCTGCGGAACTTCGTGTACAATGTCTGCGGCTGCGCCCCGTCGTGGACGATGGCCTCGTTTGTCGAGCAGGCGGCTGGCGAAATCGGCGCGCAGGTGAACGGCGGCCGAGCGATCTGTGCGCTGAGCGGCGGGGTGGATTCGGCCGCGGCCGCGGCCCTGGTGTTCCGCGCGATCGGCGACCGCCTCACGTGTGTGTTCGTCGACCACGGGCTGTTGCGACTCGGCGAGGCGGAGCGCGTCGTCGAGGTGTTCCGCGACCACTTCGGCGTGTCGCTCGTCCACGTCGACGCCCGCCGTCGTTTCCTCGACCGGCTGCGAGGGATCACTGACCCCGAGCGCAAACGGGTGTTGATCGGTCAGGAGTTCATCACCGTGTTCGCAGAGGAGGCGGAGCGGCTCGGCCGTCCCGAGTTCCTCGTGCAGGGAACGCTGTACCCCGACGTGATCGAAAGCGGGACGCGCACCGCGGCGCGGATCAAGACGCACCACAATGTGGGCGGGCTCCCCGAGGTCATGCCGTTCCGGTTGATCGAGCCGTTCCGGACGTTGTTCAAGGACGAGGTGCGCGTTGTCGCGCGGACGTTATCCC
Above is a window of bacterium DNA encoding:
- the hpt gene encoding hypoxanthine phosphoribosyltransferase, which translates into the protein MLDDVAEVLIREDELRARVAGLGRRISEEYEGKTPLLVGILKGASIFLADLIRQVTVPCMLDFMATSSYGTGTESSGIVRILKDLDQTIEGRHVIIVDDIIDTGFTMDYLLETLKARYPASLRVCALLDKVTRRRRQVSIDYRGFEIPDKFVVGYGLDYGGIYRNLPFICVLKPEVYT
- a CDS encoding GuaB3 family IMP dehydrogenase-related protein gives rise to the protein MEFIGKGRPARRTYGFEEIALVPASGTIDPEDVDLSWDVAGRKFALPVIASAMDSVVDVRFAIALSKLGGMAVLNLEGIQTRYERPQDVLDRLAEAAPDRIVAVMQEVYREPIKDDLVGRRVEEIRKGGGVPVVSTTPVSASRLGPLAAAAGAELLLVQSTVITEHHRSERGRSVSLRELTAKTQIPVMAGNCVSYEAALQLFEAGVAAVFVGVGPGAACTSRKVLGVGVPQATAIMDVAAARAEYARRTGRHVPIVADGGISVGGEIAKSIACGADAVMLGSLFARAEEAPGRGFHWGMATPHAALPRGTRIAVRTTGTLGDILHGPARVDDGSQNLMEALRTAMGMCGARTIREMHETEVIIAPSLVTEGKTMQIAQHVGQGR
- the guaA gene encoding glutamine-hydrolyzing GMP synthase; amino-acid sequence: MPGTQVTRARTGGHPREHDVAHAIPPVDDLVIVLDFGAQYSQLIARRIRELRVYSLILPFDTSLAELLALEPKGIILSGGPASVYDAGAPRCDPALFSAGVPTLGICYGMQLMAHALGGETGPAARKEFGRTRLFVDEPDHGAGLFRGLEPRLICWMSHGDTVRRLPQGFETLAHSDHTPYAAVADRDRRLFGLQFHPEVSHTPWGTEVLRNFVYNVCGCAPSWTMASFVEQAAGEIGAQVNGGRAICALSGGVDSAAAAALVFRAIGDRLTCVFVDHGLLRLGEAERVVEVFRDHFGVSLVHVDARRRFLDRLRGITDPERKRVLIGQEFITVFAEEAERLGRPEFLVQGTLYPDVIESGTRTAARIKTHHNVGGLPEVMPFRLIEPFRTLFKDEVRVVARTLSLPDEMVARHPFPGPGLAIRVIGEVTEERLAILRDADAIVTGEIRRAGFSRDVWQAFAVLLPVHTVGVAGDARTYGHVVAVRAVTSEDGMTADWARLPADLLETISNRITGEVKGVSRVVYDISSKPPATIEWE